CAGCCCGGCGAGGGACTGACGGTGGCGGTCGCCTGGCCGAAGGGCTTTGTGCCTGAGCCGACCGGCCTTGAACAGGCGATGGATGCGATGATGCCGGCGCTGGTCGCCGGTGCCGGATTCGTGGTCGCCCTGCTCTATTATCTGTGGGCCTGGCGCCGGGTCGGCCGCGATCCGGTTCCGGGGCCGGTGATCCCGGTCTACCGGCCGGAACTGCCGCCCTACGCCATGCGGTTCATCGAGCGCGTGGGCTACGATCCCGTCTGTCTCGCGGCCGCCGTGATCGACCTCGCCGTGAAGGGCTACATCCGGATCGACGAGCGCGACCGCAAGGATGCCTCCCTCACCCGGCAGGCCACCGGCCGGCGGCCGCCGAGCGCCGGTGAGGAGGTGGTCCTCAAGCACCTCTTTCCGGGACCGGAGGAGGGCGCGTTCACCGATTTCGGCGAGCATAGCGTCCGTGTTGCCGAGACCAGCCGGAAGTTCGCTTCCTTCCTGAAGGGGCGGTTCCTGCGCGACTACATCGCCCAGAACCGCGGCTGGTTCGCCGTCGGCGCCATCATCACGCTCGCGAGCTGGATCGGGGCCGGGTTCACGGTGAGCGATCCGGGAACGGTCGCCGGCGAGGCTGTCGGGGCCGCGCTCGCGACCATTCTCGTGCTCGGCATCGGCACGAGCGCGGTTTCGCAATGGCGCGACATGCTGCGGGGACGGTGGATCGCGCTGCCGGGCGTGCTGGTCTGGACGGTGTTCGTCATCTTCGGAACCGTGGGCTGGTTGGTCACGGCGCTGTCGCTGATGGTCGATCTCGGCCTTGCCGCCGCCCTGGTGCTGATCGCCGGCACCGGGCTCAACGTGCTGTTCTTCCACCTTCTGAAGCGGCCCACCGCCGCCGGCCGCAAAGCGCTCGACGAGATCGCCGGCACGCGGCTCTATCTGACGGTCGCTGAAGCGGACCGGCTGAAGTTCCACAATCCGCCCGACCGCACGCCGGCGCATTTCGAGGAGATGCTGCCCTACGCGATCGCGCTCGGGGTCGAGACCGCCTGGACCGACCAGTTCAAGGCGGCGCTCGCCGCCTCCGCGGCCGCCGGCATCGCCGCCACCCTGCCCCAGCCGGACTGGTATTCCGGCTCGCACTGGAACGAAGGCGGCTGGAGCAATCTCGGCGGAGGGCTGACGAACTCCGTCACGTCTTCCGTGCAGAAGGGGATGCAGGCGATCGCGGCAGCGAAGGCGAAATCGACGGGCGTCGGTGCTTCGTTCGGCGGCGGCTTCTCCGGCGGGGGCGGTGGCTCCTCCGGCGGGGGAGGCTGGTGACCGGCGGTCAGCGCCGCCGCGATTCCGCAATGGCGATGGCGGCGCTGGCGAAGGCGCTGAGCGCGATGCCGAGCACGGCCGCGACCGGCCAGCCGGCGGCGCTGACGCAGGCTGCGATCAGTGGGGGGCCGATCATGGACCCGGAGGCGCCGAACTGGGCGACGAGGCCGTTGCCCATGGCGACGGCACGCGGCGTCCGGGCGAAGGTGGCGACGCGCGCGAACAGCACCGCCGCCACCATGCCGCCGACGGCGTTGATCGCGACGATGGCCGCCGAGGCGACGACCCAGTCCACCGCCATCACGAAGGGAACCGGCATGATCAGCACGGGAATTCCGAGACCCGCGAGGGCGACGGTGCGTGGCCGCACGCCAAGAGCGGCGGCGCGCGCGGCGGCGATGCTGCCGAGGATGTTCGCGAGCGAGGCGAGGCCGGCGATCAGGCCGGCGGCAGTCGGCGCGAGCCCGAAGCGATCGACCAGGAAGGTCGGCGTGAGCGCGAGGATGCCGACGCTCGTCATTGCATAGAGCCCGAAACCGAGGGCGACCAGCCACATGCGTGCGTCGGGCCGATCACGCCCGCCCGGCGCAGCGGTCAGAGCGCTTCCCGATCGGACGGAATCCTCCAAGCGACCAGAAATCGCTTTAGATTCAAAATCTTGAGCAAGTCCCTGTCGCTCAGGCCGGTTCGATCTGAACGGGTTACGCTCTAGCCCGCCTGCCGGAGCAGCGCCCGCAGCGGCCCGCGGCAGCCGTAACCAGGCCGCGGCCGCCAACAGCGCGGCGGCGATGCCGCCCATCGCCGGCACGGCGCGCCAGCTCAAAAGCTCCGCGACCGGCGCGGCGATCGCGGTGCCGATTGCAAGACCGACCGGCACGAAGGTGCTCCAGAGCGCCATC
The Pseudoxanthobacter soli DSM 19599 DNA segment above includes these coding regions:
- a CDS encoding DUF2207 domain-containing protein is translated as MRGEGDRRPAARGRTQGSAGRPARVVAALLAVLAILLAAPAAAQVADPGGPERILSYISAIAVESNGDIEVEETLTVVARGDQIRHGIYKDFNLVHASGYGRSRTSLDILSVMLDGEPVDYHTGSITDGRRLYIGDADSFVSDGTHIYQVTYRLGNEIAFYPDYDEIYLNVTGNGWTLPIEMARATVSPPPGAPVKSVDAYTGAYGDKGGAVRTTRNAEGDPVFTTTAPLQPGEGLTVAVAWPKGFVPEPTGLEQAMDAMMPALVAGAGFVVALLYYLWAWRRVGRDPVPGPVIPVYRPELPPYAMRFIERVGYDPVCLAAAVIDLAVKGYIRIDERDRKDASLTRQATGRRPPSAGEEVVLKHLFPGPEEGAFTDFGEHSVRVAETSRKFASFLKGRFLRDYIAQNRGWFAVGAIITLASWIGAGFTVSDPGTVAGEAVGAALATILVLGIGTSAVSQWRDMLRGRWIALPGVLVWTVFVIFGTVGWLVTALSLMVDLGLAAALVLIAGTGLNVLFFHLLKRPTAAGRKALDEIAGTRLYLTVAEADRLKFHNPPDRTPAHFEEMLPYAIALGVETAWTDQFKAALAASAAAGIAATLPQPDWYSGSHWNEGGWSNLGGGLTNSVTSSVQKGMQAIAAAKAKSTGVGASFGGGFSGGGGGSSGGGGW
- a CDS encoding MFS transporter — translated: MAADAVPWGRIVFVYAIGVLAAATLGRFAGLIPLLQRDLGLSLTVAAGLTSLIEVSGALFGFVAGMAVGRVGARISLVVGATVLAVAGIGEAVAPSAAVLVVWRAAESLGYLAITVAAPTLIVHLAGRQGRDAAMALWSTFVPVGLAIGTAIAAPVAELLSWRAVPAMGGIAAALLAAAAWLRLPRAAAGAAPAGGLERNPFRSNRPERQGLAQDFESKAISGRLEDSVRSGSALTAAPGGRDRPDARMWLVALGFGLYAMTSVGILALTPTFLVDRFGLAPTAAGLIAGLASLANILGSIAAARAAALGVRPRTVALAGLGIPVLIMPVPFVMAVDWVVASAAIVAINAVGGMVAAVLFARVATFARTPRAVAMGNGLVAQFGASGSMIGPPLIAACVSAAGWPVAAVLGIALSAFASAAIAIAESRRR